From Mus musculus strain C57BL/6J chromosome 17, GRCm38.p6 C57BL/6J, the proteins below share one genomic window:
- the Nme3 gene encoding nucleoside diphosphate kinase 3 precursor — MICLVLTIFANLFPSAYSGVNERTFLAVKPDGVQRRLVGEIVRRFERKGFKLVALKLVQASEELLREHYVELREKPFYSRLVKYMSSGPVVAMVWQGLDVVHASRALIGATDPGDAMPGTIRGDFCMEVGKNVIHGSDSVESAHREIALWFREAELLCWEDSAGHWLYE; from the exons ATGATCTGTCTGGTGCTGACCATCTTTGCTAACCTCTTCCCCTCAG CCTACAGCGGCGTGAACGAGCGCACGTTCTTGGCAGTGAAGCCCGACGGCGTGCAGCGGCGGCTGGTGGGCGAGATCGTGCGTCGCTTTGAGAGGAAGGGCTTCAAGCTGGTGGCACTGAAGCTAGTGCAG GCCTCCGAAGAGCTACTGCGGGAGCATTATGTCGAGCTGCGCGAGAAACCCTTCTACAGCCGACTGGTTAAATACATGAGTTCTGGCCCCGTGGTGGCCATG GTGTGGCAAGGGCTGGATGTCGTGCATGCTTCGCGAGCCCTCATAGGGGCCACTGACCCAGGGGACGCCATGCCCGGTACGATCCGTGGGGATTTCTGCATGGAGGTTGGCAA GAATGTAATTCATGGCAGCGACTCGGTGGAAAGTGCTCACAGAGAAATCGCTCTTTGGTTCCGTGAGGCCGAGC